The DNA segment CAATTTCACCATATTGAGCGGGAAGTTTCTTGATAGTATCTTCAAGAAGAGCAAAATTCAAAACCTTCTCATTAATCATCAATATTGAAGGAACCTGATTTAGAATTGCTCGACTCAAGCTTACAGAAACCGCATTAAATGACATAAAAATATCACTGGAAACTATACATTTCTCATACAGATCTGAATTCATTGATGATATATTTTTATATGTAACATTCCCTGTTGGTTTGTAATTTATTTTTTGCTTTCCAACATGTAGTAAACAAACCATCTCGTTTAATTTCAACTCATCAAGATAAAACAAAACAAGGTTCAAGAGATTCTCAATAAACCCATCCAAAATAGGCAAACGATTCATATTAACACTTTCCCAAGACGACACTGGAAGCATGATAAGTTTAGCATCTTCATCAATCTCTAATTCTTCATTAACTGATTTTCTTATCTTTTCTTTTTGTGAAATATTAATATCTTCACTGCTAAATAAAGAATATCTCCATACTTTATTATCAACATAATCATTCATTGGATTTACAGGCACATCCTGAAGCAAATAATCACATTCTTCAATCAAATCACGATCATTAACTAACATACCGCCATAGTAATCTTTCTTTCTCTTAAATTCTTTTAAATCATATTCGTCCAGACCTATGATTGGTATTTTAAACTCCTGTATATTTGAAAATGAATATCCTGTCCAGGAACTTGCAAAATGAGCCGTATACGGATCAGATAAAAAAAAGAAATCTGGAGAAAATTCATCAACAATTGATTGTATTTTTTGTTTATTTTCAATTTTACTGTCTTCTGGATTTAAAGTGAAACGCTTTGTCTTTTCCGGAATAACATCCTGATAATTCTTAGGTAATAAATACAATACATCAAACAGTTCATCTGACAATCCCTGGGTAAACCTAACTGCTATTGAAATCTCACCTGCAGAAATTGTTCCAAGTGTCCAAACCATTATTTTCGTTCGATTCATCTTTTTCCCTTCCAAGCCTATACTACAAACAACTTGTCCTGTATCTCTTTTACTTCATCTGCAAATTCATTTTCCTGACATATAATCATCTTTCTATAAAGAGATGAAACCTGATTAAAAAAGAAATCTTTTAATCTAACAATCTTCTTAGGATTGTCCAAAATCTGCTTTAACAATTCTTTACTTTCACCATATTTTTTCATATTAAATAAAGATTCTGCTTTCATAAGTTTAGTCATCTGAGTATAGACAATATCGTCCATCTTTTCATCTTGCTCGAACTCAACTATCTCATCATAAATGTCTTTATCATTTCTGAAATCATCTGAAACAAGCATATTTAAACGGATACTGAAATATCTGGCAAGCCATTCATTTTTATCCATCTGTCTGATCATATTAAATACTCTTTGTGCTTCAACTATCGCATCTTTCTGGTCAAGGATATCTCCCTTTTCTCCGTAAAGGAAACAATATGCACCATATGTATATGCAATTTCAATATTTCCAGCATTTTTTTCATATTGAACGCTTAACATTGCTTTACGCTTTTCTCTTCCCTTTTCAAACTTATTCATAAATATTGCAGTACGAAAACATTCTTCTCTTACTTTATCTGGCATTATCATAGTAAATCATCTTCCCCCTGACTGTTAGAATCTAATAAGTCTTCATCGGTTTCTGGAGTGTAAACAGCTGAATCTGCTGAGAAAAATTCTTCAACATTTTCAGGAGATAATTTCATAATATCTTCCTGTTCAAGTGACATTAATAATAATCTCTGTGACTCGTTTAATTCGTAATCCTTTAATACTTCCTCTGGATTAGCAATGAATTTCTCTTTCATTTCCTCGTCAGTTATTAATACTTCGATAAACTCTTGTAATGCACTAGTATCGTTTAAGTTTTCTAAATTCTTTTCATTGTTGTTTTCCATTTTCTAATCTCCATTTCTCAATATTAATTCTTGTTTTCCCAAATTTTTTCTAATTCCTTTATGCTTGAAACGTCAATACAAACAACATTTTCAAACTCATAAGCGTAGGCTCTTTTTTGTGCGATAAACTTTTGCATGATTTCTGCAATTATCATCTCTTTCTCATTACCCTGTGATTTTTTCTCATTGATGCAGTGCACAACTTCATCCGTGAATTTGTCTCCCCACACAATACAGTTCCAAGTATTGTACACAGTAGGTCCTTTAGGCTTATCTTCTAGCTTAGATATCATTCCAGCCTTATCCATATGCACTGGACCAAGCCTTTCAGGATATGCAGTCTGAAATATTCCCAATGTTAAATCAGAATTATTTGATTCGTGACACTTGAGCAAGCCTTCCAGATTAACATCAGCCAAAAGTAATGTATCTGGGAATCTCATTACCACTGTTTTGCCTTTTAGAAAGTTATATGCACTTTCAATTGCAAACGGCACCCCATAGTGTTTTCCGTCAATTCGCTGATAGATAAATGCAGCCTGTATCTTCTGTGGATAAACATACTCTCTATTTATATAATTGATCAGTTCTCTTTTTTCATCATTTACAACAAACACTATAGTTGTAATACCATTGTCAATCATGGAACGAATCGCATTATCTATTAAGATTGATGTTTTTTCATCCTTACTTACAGAAGCTGGCATAGGTAACATTTCCTTCATAATTGGAAACCCACTCATTCTGCTTCCAACTCCTGCTGCTGGAATAAACCCAACCACCTCTTGCATTCTTCTTCCTCCTACTCTTTTATATTTTTCATTATTCTCAAAGATTTTTAATTACTGAGAAATAATAATTTTTCTATATCTATGAATAACCACAACAAGACATACAACAGTTATGCATGAAATATAAATTGCCGAAACCTGCTGTATTCTATCTGTAAGTACAAACATATGAGTCAGAGGAAAAATATTTGATATTTTTCTCATTACTGATGGAAGTATGCTGACATCCATCATAATTCCGCTCAGGAAAATAGATGGTAAAAACAAACACTGAGACACAATGATAGCTACATTGTCTGACTTACAAACCATTCCTATTACAATTCCAATCAATGTTGATATAACAATACACGCCAATAATGTACATAAAAAATATCCCAGTGATGCCGGCAGTGCGGCATGGAAAAATACAGGTGCTGTGAGAATAATAAGTGTGCAAACAACAATAGAGTTAATCATGTTATTGATTGCAATTGATAAAAACACATGCCATAACCTAATTCCTCCAATAATGTATGCCCTGTTAATATCACCTACCGAATATTGGATTACGTTTCCTGGTAATCCCACTAAACTATTCATTGTAATAGCAAAAAGACACATACTACGTATTATAGTTTTCTTATTTTCTTCACTTATAGATACAAATACCGCACTGAACATCAGATAAAATACTATAGGCATTAAGTAGGATGAAATAAATAAAAAAACATTTCTAAAATTTATTTTGTAATAAACTGCTATATTTTTTCTGAATGCTTTCATGTTTACGCTCCTTTTATTAAATCCGCTAATTCTTTTTCTATCGAACTCTTTCTAACATATAAATCCTCAATTTCATCATCATTTTGTAAAACTAATAATAAGA comes from the Blautia liquoris genome and includes:
- a CDS encoding sugar phosphate nucleotidyltransferase; protein product: MQEVVGFIPAAGVGSRMSGFPIMKEMLPMPASVSKDEKTSILIDNAIRSMIDNGITTIVFVVNDEKRELINYINREYVYPQKIQAAFIYQRIDGKHYGVPFAIESAYNFLKGKTVVMRFPDTLLLADVNLEGLLKCHESNNSDLTLGIFQTAYPERLGPVHMDKAGMISKLEDKPKGPTVYNTWNCIVWGDKFTDEVVHCINEKKSQGNEKEMIIAEIMQKFIAQKRAYAYEFENVVCIDVSSIKELEKIWENKN
- a CDS encoding ABC transporter permease encodes the protein MKAFRKNIAVYYKINFRNVFLFISSYLMPIVFYLMFSAVFVSISEENKKTIIRSMCLFAITMNSLVGLPGNVIQYSVGDINRAYIIGGIRLWHVFLSIAINNMINSIVVCTLIILTAPVFFHAALPASLGYFLCTLLACIVISTLIGIVIGMVCKSDNVAIIVSQCLFLPSIFLSGIMMDVSILPSVMRKISNIFPLTHMFVLTDRIQQVSAIYISCITVVCLVVVIHRYRKIIISQ
- a CDS encoding DUF6365 family protein; this translates as MNRTKIMVWTLGTISAGEISIAVRFTQGLSDELFDVLYLLPKNYQDVIPEKTKRFTLNPEDSKIENKQKIQSIVDEFSPDFFFLSDPYTAHFASSWTGYSFSNIQEFKIPIIGLDEYDLKEFKRKKDYYGGMLVNDRDLIEECDYLLQDVPVNPMNDYVDNKVWRYSLFSSEDINISQKEKIRKSVNEELEIDEDAKLIMLPVSSWESVNMNRLPILDGFIENLLNLVLFYLDELKLNEMVCLLHVGKQKINYKPTGNVTYKNISSMNSDLYEKCIVSSDIFMSFNAVSVSLSRAILNQVPSILMINEKVLNFALLEDTIKKLPAQYGEIVKRIHIAYPYYASTFGWYKFIRSITQNNDYYDLFTTVPVFSYSKMKAAISEALDSNQYYKTKTEKLNTYLNHLLELDSPNEIMIQICDKKGV